GCGGAGACGCTCGCGAAGAGCTCCGGCGGGACGGTCGTCAAGCAGAACCGCGACGAGGCCTCGCCCTACGCCGCGATGCAGATGGCGGAGGTCGTCGCGGAGAAGGCTATCGACCGCGGTGTCGAGGAAGTCCACGTCCGCGTCCGTGGTCCCGGTGGGAACCAGCAGACTTCCCCCGGGCCGGGCGCACAGGCGACGATCCGTGCGCTGGCACGTGCCGGCCTCGAAATCGGCCGTATCGAGGACGTCACCCCGACGCCTCACGACGGCACACGCGCGCCGAAGAACTCCGGGTTCTAACCAATGACACAGGATTACGAGGTTGAGTTCGTCGACCGCGGTGAACGGGAATCGCGCTTTCTCGTCCGTGGGATCACGCCGGCGTTCGCAAACGGCATCCGCCGTGCGATGGTCGCAGACGTGCCCACGTTCAGTATCGACACTGTCCGGGTGATCGAGAACACGAGCGTGATGTTCAACGAGCAGATCGGGCTCCGGCTCGGACTGATTCCGTTGACCACGGATATCGACGACTTCGAACTCGGCGATGAGGTCACGCTGTCGCTGTCCGTCGATGGACCCGGGACCGCCTACTCGGGCGACCTCGTGTCCAGCGACCCCCTGGTCGAACCCGCGGACGACAACATCCCGATCATCGAGCTGAAAGACGACCAGCGCCTCGAAGTCGAGGCCGATGCCGTCCTCGATACCGGGAAGGAACACGCCAAACACCAGGGCGGCGTCGCCGTCGGCTACCGACACCTCCAGCAGGTAGAAGTCGTCGGTGACAAAAGCGAGTTCGAGGACGACGAACCGAACATCCTGCGTGGCGTCATCGAGGAACAGGCGGCCGAACACGCTGCCGGCGACGCCACGAACGGAGAACTCGTCGCGACAGAGACGTTCGACAACGACCTCTCGAAGCGGTACCCCGGCAAGGAAGTCGAGGTAACCGACGTCGAGAACGCGTTCGTGTTCCACGTCGAGACCGACGGATCGCTG
Above is a window of Haloarcula halophila DNA encoding:
- a CDS encoding 30S ribosomal protein S11 — its product is MSEEKDGITGIAHVHASFNNTIITITDQTGAETLAKSSGGTVVKQNRDEASPYAAMQMAEVVAEKAIDRGVEEVHVRVRGPGGNQQTSPGPGAQATIRALARAGLEIGRIEDVTPTPHDGTRAPKNSGF
- a CDS encoding DNA-directed RNA polymerase subunit D, yielding MTQDYEVEFVDRGERESRFLVRGITPAFANGIRRAMVADVPTFSIDTVRVIENTSVMFNEQIGLRLGLIPLTTDIDDFELGDEVTLSLSVDGPGTAYSGDLVSSDPLVEPADDNIPIIELKDDQRLEVEADAVLDTGKEHAKHQGGVAVGYRHLQQVEVVGDKSEFEDDEPNILRGVIEEQAAEHAAGDATNGELVATETFDNDLSKRYPGKEVEVTDVENAFVFHVETDGSLTADDLVVSGVETIRNRATELKDAVQL